Proteins from one Oryza sativa Japonica Group chromosome 12, ASM3414082v1 genomic window:
- the LOC4352121 gene encoding ASI1-immunoprecipitated protein 2 isoform X2: MCKQSVVGEITKLPSRSLLVSLPLPTASASASASADPHPSRERASERAGRRRSSCCFRRIHPGTFNVCCAPCSCTDCNRSSVLMESEAGSAPNGCTSTVKGSEERHSLERRHDDGSCISEIKLISNMVVKKKRGRRAPPSSRRLSGNKVISGEDAVQNRNHAKEEDQAGNSSDVALSPSSRKTEGQDQSTNPKDLFEKACHQATEMVTESTTGCKKSFWEEKGSDNRRGRQATLCVKQDGLDIETTGKDVSASEAYEKSSTLEDTSVGHAAAKSVNPEDNSLDPMDNVSDTHVNATSSEDKSSEEVEDVKVCDICGDVGEEERLAVCTRCNDGAEHIYCMRVMMEEVPEGEWLCEECENELEYEKKKKLEKSQLKVGASKSQFFERKTNKIANASKSNSYEDETSKALEGKISKPDTALKNRSSFENEVENENGDKKELNSTNQCNNSNSKRKEEGAGIISSIKQSITERCGFSMGAESRKRLPLSCESSFRLDVEKGKQAATKVPTSLAFDAAKNLGPPLRGQFSKSTSFNNSKVPKVKQLVNEVPQKPNNMKDHIPFLAKKEGPVGILAKSPFFKKPKSCESANKAKSSILPPTEESKVVNPPVSHNVTSDRDTSILGCPSVTASMTTQVSSKEESKAQHLTTGYSEVNKQLVAKAPGSTTVSSAEKSSGILGSGAQRKVIQNTDPAHRDDKVKDPTSLRPGGSSINCSMRCQRCNEAGHSTQFCSVDKLSLSAVKPMSERNMKDSSAKRNKTFEATNVIAAEKAASRPADQSEHIVKCGPSHNPMCRPKDLLSTSFGHVKKPSQLYGQTNEQDMRNTSSNKASTDGSKLKPNECQTVSVKTGRLVDGSLTMPDALMDKSSTVPELDFIWQGGFELWRTGRSPELCDGFQAHLSCSASPKVLEVAKKFPSKVQLEELPRQNSWPTQFQENGPSYENIGLFFFARDTDSYENYYSKLVENMLKNDLALRGNIETAELLIFPSNILSKNFQRWNMFYFLWGVFRVRKKDQMNIPPDVPFSTCEPNLNTDRMDVDESISVLTSGPSFSEGQNNGAKSDHDLVKSVSCVDYQCPQSTETNYQRCSNGETESNQPVSQNELEDHHQVPITASSSTNNSTDLATEQQKLSCSGDEDTKDSSNSIACEAIIDVNTVPVTCSVSSVYEIGKGIRVINLNEADNLVDVDINSSEVNSGTVDLISHTTATLHKRNVEVANWADEVNGKLEQKKIKLDNVGSANSSLSENTSDGRLSSKVHPLVSSSFDDSVDQSLAGSSKCNGKRIFPLDLNTVDAGNVVNISDDEEMPERDAPDFELELTDNNSPRKTMFSFLSPKVEENRSKEHSLPTDSPGSLSLSLAFPASREHAGKLQSEIPKQLPEMSSQNKISSIWDRQ; the protein is encoded by the exons ATGTGCAAGCAATCCGTGGTAGGCGAAATTACTAAATTACCCTCGCGAAGCCTCCTCGTCAGTTTGCCTTTGccgaccgcctccgcctccgcctccgcctccgccgatccccatccatcccgcgagcgagcgagcgagcgagcaggGCGCCGTCGAtcgtcctgctgcttccgccgcatccatCCTG GGACATTCAATGTATGCTGTGCACCCTGTTCTTGTACGGACTGTAACCGTTCTTCAGTCCTGATGGAGTCAGAAGCAGGCAGTGCACCTAATGGTTGTACATCTACAGTAAAGGGGTCAGAAGAGAGGCACAGTTTGGAACGTCGTCATGATGATGGCTCATGTATCTCAGAGATTAAACTTATTTCTAATATGGTTGTAAAGAAAAAGAGGGGGAGAAGAGCACCTCCATCTTCTAGAAGATTAAGTGGTAATAAGGTTATTAGTGGTGAAGATGCTGTTCAAAATCGCAACCATGCTAAAGAAGAAGACCAGGCTG GTAATTCTTCTGATGTGGCGTTGTCGCCATCTAGCAGGAAGACAGAAGGTCAAGATCAGTCGACAAACCCCAAAGATTTGTTTGAGAAAGCTTGCCATCAAGCTACAGAGATGGTTACTGAAAGCACAACTGGTTGCAAGAAATCCTTTTGGGAAGAAAAGGGAAGTGATAATAGGAGAGGCAGGCAAGCTACACTTTGTGTGAAACAGGATGGGCTTGATATTGAAACAACAGGCAAGGATGTCTCTGCAAGTGAAGCTTATGAAAAATCCAGCACACTGGAAGATACTTCTGTTGGGCATGCAGCAGCAAAGAGTGTTAATCCTGAGGATAATTCTCTAGATCCTATGGATAAT GTGTCTGATACACATGTGAATGCCACATCTTCTGAGGACAAGAGTTCTGAAGAAGTTGAGGAC GTGAAAGTGTGTGACATTTGTGGAGATGTTGGTGAGGAGGAGAGGCTTGCTGTTTGCACTAGATGCAATGATGGTGCTGAGCATAT TTATTGTATGCGGGTAATGATGGAAGAGGTTCCAGAGGGTGAATGGTTGTGTGAAGAGTGCGAAAATGAGTTGGAatatgaaaagaagaagaaactaGAAAAATCTCAGCTGAAGGTTGGTGCCTCAAAAAGCCAGTTCTTTGAAAGGAAAACCAATAAAATTGCCAATGCATCAAAAAGCAATTCTTATGAAGATGAAACCTCAAAAGCCCTTGAAGGGAAAATTAGTAAACCTGACACTGCTTTGAAGAACAGAAGTTCTTTTGAAAATGAAGTGGAGAATGAAAATGGAGATAAGAAAGAGTTGAATTCAACAAACCAATGCAATAATAGCAATTCGAAGAGGAAGGAAGAAGGTGCAGGGATCATTTCCTCGATTAAACAAAGTATTACTGAACGCTGTGGTTTCTCCATGGGAGCTGAGTCCAGAAAAAGGTTGCCATTGTCATGTGAGAGCTCATTTCGGTTGGATGTAGAGAAGGGAAAGCAAGCCGCTACCAAAGTACCAACTTCATTGGCATTTGACGCTGCCAAGAATCTGGGACCACCACTTCGTG GTCAATTTTCCAAATCCACTTCTTTCAACAACTCAAAGGTCCCCAAGGTGAAACAGCTAGTGAATGAAGTTCCACAGAAGCCCAACAATATGAAGGACCATATACCCTTTCTTGCGAAAAAAGAGGGGCCAGTGGGCATACTTGCTAAGTCGCCATTTTTTAAGAAGCCTAAATCTTGTGAATCAGCAAATAAAGCAAAGTCTTCGATTTTACCTCCTACTGAGGAGTCAAAAGTCGTGAATCCACCGGTGAGCCATAATGTAACAAGTGACCGAGACACTTCTATATTAGGGTGCCCCTCCGTTACTGCCTCGATGACTACCCAAGTTTCATCTAAAGAAGAATCCAAAGCTCAGCATCTCACTACAG GATACTCTGAGGTAAATAAGCAACTTGTAGCAAAAGCTCCTGGAAGTACAACTGTAAGTAGTGCTGAGAAATCCTCTGGTATTCTTGGTTCTGGGGCCCAGAGAAAGGTAATCCAGAACACAGATCCCGCACACCGGGATGATAAAGTAAAGGATCCAACAAGCTTGAGACCAGGTGGTTCTAGTATCAATTGCTCGATGCGTTGTCAGCGTTGTAATGAAGCAGGCCATTCTACACAATTCTGTTCTGTTGACAAACTTAGCTTATCTGCAGTAAAACCTATGAGTGAACGGAACATGAAGGATTCCTCTGCTAAAAGGAATAAAACATTTGAAGCTACTAATGTGATAGCAGCTGAAAAAGCTGCTTCCAGACCAGCAGATCAATCTGAGCACATTGTGAAATGTGGTCCTTCTCACAACCCAATGTGTAGGCCTAAAGATCTTTTATCCACCTCATTTGGCCATGTAAAGAAGCCCTCACAATTGTACGGGCAAACCAATGAGCAGGATATGAGAAACACTTCGAGCAACAAAGCTTCCACAGATGGTAGCAAGTTGAAACCCAATGAGTGCCAGACTGTATCAGTCAAGACAGGAAGATTAGTTGATGGCAGCTTAACTATGCCAGATGCTCTGATGGACAAATCTTCAACTGTTCCAGAGTTGGATTTCATATGGCA AGGTGGTTTTGAGCTGTGGAGGACTGGAAGATCTCCTGAGCTATGTGATGGTTTTCAAGCTCACTTATCATGTTCTGCTTCACCAAAAGTGCTGGAAGTTGCAAAGAAATTCCCTTCAAAAGTCCAGCTGGAGGAACTTCCTCGTCAGAACTCATGGCCAACACAGTTTCAGGAAAATGGTCCTTCATACGAGAATATTGGTCTTTTCTTCTTTGCTAGAGATACTGATAG CTATGAAAATTATTACAGTAAATTAGTTGAAAATATGCTCAAGAATGACTTAGCTCTCAGAGGAAACATAGAAACAGCTGAGTTGCTCATATTCCCTTCCAATATCCTGTCAAAGAATTTCCAAA GATGGAACATGTTCTATTTTCTTTGGGGTGTATTCAGAGTTAGAAAAAAAGATCAAATGAACATTCCACCTGATGTACCATTTAGTACTTGTGAGCCCAATCTGAATACGGATCGGATGGACGTGGATGAAAGCATCTCTGTTTTGACATCTGGCCCTTCATTCTCCGAAGGCCAGAACAATGGTGCTAAATCAGACCACGATTTGGTGAAGTCAGTTTCTTGTGTGGACTACCAATGTCCCCAGAGTACAGAAACCAATTATCAAAGGTGTTCAAATGGAGAGACCGAATCAAATCAGCCTGTGAGTCAAAATGAATTAGAAGATCACCATCAGGTTCCAATTACAGCCAGCAGTTCAACAAATAACAGTACTGATCTGGCAACAGAACAACAG AAATTGTCTTGCTCAGGAGATGAAGATACAAAGGATTCTTCCAATAGTATTGCTTGTGAAGCAATTATTGATGTTAATACAGTGCCAGTTACTTGCTCTGTTTCCTCAGTATATGAGATAG GAAAGGGCATCAGAGTAATCAACCTCAATGAAGCTGACAACCTTGTGGATGTAGATATAAATAGTAGTGAGGTGAACTCTGGTACAGTAGATCTTATCTCGCACACCACAGCTACTCTACACAAAAGAAATGTTGAGGTAGCAAACTGGGCTGATGAAGTCAATGGAAAACTAGAGCAGAAAAAGATTAAATTGGATAATGTTGGGTCTGCAAATTCTAGTTTAAGTGAGAATACAAGTGATGGAAGGCTATCATCCAAGGTGCATCCCCTCGTATCTTCCTCCTTCGATGATTCAGTTGACCAGTCATTGGCAGGAAGCTCAAAGTGTAATGGAAAGCGCATATTTCCGCTTGATCTAAATACAGTGGATGCAGGAAACGTTGTAAATATATCGGATGACGAGGAGATGCCTGAGCGTGATGCGCCAGATTTTGAGCTAGAACTTACGGACAACAATTCTCCCAGAAAGACCATGTTTTCATTTCTTTCCCCTAAGGTTGAAGAAAATCGGAGTAAGGAACATTCATTGCCTACCGATTCACCaggttccctctccctctctcttgccTTTCCGGCATCTAGGGAACATGCTGGTAAGTTGCAATCAGAGATACCGAAGCAGTTGCCTGAGATGAGCAGCCAGAATAAGATATCTTCGATTTGGGACCGACAATGA
- the LOC4352121 gene encoding ASI1-immunoprecipitated protein 2 isoform X1, whose translation MCKQSVVGEITKLPSRSLLVSLPLPTASASASASADPHPSRERASERAGRRRSSCCFRRIHPGTFNVCCAPCSCTDCNRSSVLMESEAGSAPNGCTSTVKGSEERHSLERRHDDGSCISEIKLISNMVVKKKRGRRAPPSSRRLSGNKVISGEDAVQNRNHAKEEDQAGNSSDVALSPSSRKTEGQDQSTNPKDLFEKACHQATEMVTESTTGCKKSFWEEKGSDNRRGRQATLCVKQDGLDIETTGKDVSASEAYEKSSTLEDTSVGHAAAKSVNPEDNSLDPMDNVSDTHVNATSSEDKSSEEVEDVKVCDICGDVGEEERLAVCTRCNDGAEHIYCMRVMMEEVPEGEWLCEECENELEYEKKKKLEKSQLKVGASKSQFFERKTNKIANASKSNSYEDETSKALEGKISKPDTALKNRSSFENEVENENGDKKELNSTNQCNNSNSKRKEEGAGIISSIKQSITERCGFSMGAESRKRLPLSCESSFRLDVEKGKQAATKVPTSLAFDAAKNLGPPLRGQFSKSTSFNNSKVPKVKQLVNEVPQKPNNMKDHIPFLAKKEGPVGILAKSPFFKKPKSCESANKAKSSILPPTEESKVVNPPVSHNVTSDRDTSILGCPSVTASMTTQVSSKEESKAQHLTTGNLSTTHGQGGRNSLGYSEVNKQLVAKAPGSTTVSSAEKSSGILGSGAQRKVIQNTDPAHRDDKVKDPTSLRPGGSSINCSMRCQRCNEAGHSTQFCSVDKLSLSAVKPMSERNMKDSSAKRNKTFEATNVIAAEKAASRPADQSEHIVKCGPSHNPMCRPKDLLSTSFGHVKKPSQLYGQTNEQDMRNTSSNKASTDGSKLKPNECQTVSVKTGRLVDGSLTMPDALMDKSSTVPELDFIWQGGFELWRTGRSPELCDGFQAHLSCSASPKVLEVAKKFPSKVQLEELPRQNSWPTQFQENGPSYENIGLFFFARDTDSYENYYSKLVENMLKNDLALRGNIETAELLIFPSNILSKNFQRWNMFYFLWGVFRVRKKDQMNIPPDVPFSTCEPNLNTDRMDVDESISVLTSGPSFSEGQNNGAKSDHDLVKSVSCVDYQCPQSTETNYQRCSNGETESNQPVSQNELEDHHQVPITASSSTNNSTDLATEQQKLSCSGDEDTKDSSNSIACEAIIDVNTVPVTCSVSSVYEIGKGIRVINLNEADNLVDVDINSSEVNSGTVDLISHTTATLHKRNVEVANWADEVNGKLEQKKIKLDNVGSANSSLSENTSDGRLSSKVHPLVSSSFDDSVDQSLAGSSKCNGKRIFPLDLNTVDAGNVVNISDDEEMPERDAPDFELELTDNNSPRKTMFSFLSPKVEENRSKEHSLPTDSPGSLSLSLAFPASREHAGKLQSEIPKQLPEMSSQNKISSIWDRQ comes from the exons ATGTGCAAGCAATCCGTGGTAGGCGAAATTACTAAATTACCCTCGCGAAGCCTCCTCGTCAGTTTGCCTTTGccgaccgcctccgcctccgcctccgcctccgccgatccccatccatcccgcgagcgagcgagcgagcgagcaggGCGCCGTCGAtcgtcctgctgcttccgccgcatccatCCTG GGACATTCAATGTATGCTGTGCACCCTGTTCTTGTACGGACTGTAACCGTTCTTCAGTCCTGATGGAGTCAGAAGCAGGCAGTGCACCTAATGGTTGTACATCTACAGTAAAGGGGTCAGAAGAGAGGCACAGTTTGGAACGTCGTCATGATGATGGCTCATGTATCTCAGAGATTAAACTTATTTCTAATATGGTTGTAAAGAAAAAGAGGGGGAGAAGAGCACCTCCATCTTCTAGAAGATTAAGTGGTAATAAGGTTATTAGTGGTGAAGATGCTGTTCAAAATCGCAACCATGCTAAAGAAGAAGACCAGGCTG GTAATTCTTCTGATGTGGCGTTGTCGCCATCTAGCAGGAAGACAGAAGGTCAAGATCAGTCGACAAACCCCAAAGATTTGTTTGAGAAAGCTTGCCATCAAGCTACAGAGATGGTTACTGAAAGCACAACTGGTTGCAAGAAATCCTTTTGGGAAGAAAAGGGAAGTGATAATAGGAGAGGCAGGCAAGCTACACTTTGTGTGAAACAGGATGGGCTTGATATTGAAACAACAGGCAAGGATGTCTCTGCAAGTGAAGCTTATGAAAAATCCAGCACACTGGAAGATACTTCTGTTGGGCATGCAGCAGCAAAGAGTGTTAATCCTGAGGATAATTCTCTAGATCCTATGGATAAT GTGTCTGATACACATGTGAATGCCACATCTTCTGAGGACAAGAGTTCTGAAGAAGTTGAGGAC GTGAAAGTGTGTGACATTTGTGGAGATGTTGGTGAGGAGGAGAGGCTTGCTGTTTGCACTAGATGCAATGATGGTGCTGAGCATAT TTATTGTATGCGGGTAATGATGGAAGAGGTTCCAGAGGGTGAATGGTTGTGTGAAGAGTGCGAAAATGAGTTGGAatatgaaaagaagaagaaactaGAAAAATCTCAGCTGAAGGTTGGTGCCTCAAAAAGCCAGTTCTTTGAAAGGAAAACCAATAAAATTGCCAATGCATCAAAAAGCAATTCTTATGAAGATGAAACCTCAAAAGCCCTTGAAGGGAAAATTAGTAAACCTGACACTGCTTTGAAGAACAGAAGTTCTTTTGAAAATGAAGTGGAGAATGAAAATGGAGATAAGAAAGAGTTGAATTCAACAAACCAATGCAATAATAGCAATTCGAAGAGGAAGGAAGAAGGTGCAGGGATCATTTCCTCGATTAAACAAAGTATTACTGAACGCTGTGGTTTCTCCATGGGAGCTGAGTCCAGAAAAAGGTTGCCATTGTCATGTGAGAGCTCATTTCGGTTGGATGTAGAGAAGGGAAAGCAAGCCGCTACCAAAGTACCAACTTCATTGGCATTTGACGCTGCCAAGAATCTGGGACCACCACTTCGTG GTCAATTTTCCAAATCCACTTCTTTCAACAACTCAAAGGTCCCCAAGGTGAAACAGCTAGTGAATGAAGTTCCACAGAAGCCCAACAATATGAAGGACCATATACCCTTTCTTGCGAAAAAAGAGGGGCCAGTGGGCATACTTGCTAAGTCGCCATTTTTTAAGAAGCCTAAATCTTGTGAATCAGCAAATAAAGCAAAGTCTTCGATTTTACCTCCTACTGAGGAGTCAAAAGTCGTGAATCCACCGGTGAGCCATAATGTAACAAGTGACCGAGACACTTCTATATTAGGGTGCCCCTCCGTTACTGCCTCGATGACTACCCAAGTTTCATCTAAAGAAGAATCCAAAGCTCAGCATCTCACTACAGGTAATTTAAGCACTACTCATGGACAAGGTGGAAGAAACTCTCTTG GATACTCTGAGGTAAATAAGCAACTTGTAGCAAAAGCTCCTGGAAGTACAACTGTAAGTAGTGCTGAGAAATCCTCTGGTATTCTTGGTTCTGGGGCCCAGAGAAAGGTAATCCAGAACACAGATCCCGCACACCGGGATGATAAAGTAAAGGATCCAACAAGCTTGAGACCAGGTGGTTCTAGTATCAATTGCTCGATGCGTTGTCAGCGTTGTAATGAAGCAGGCCATTCTACACAATTCTGTTCTGTTGACAAACTTAGCTTATCTGCAGTAAAACCTATGAGTGAACGGAACATGAAGGATTCCTCTGCTAAAAGGAATAAAACATTTGAAGCTACTAATGTGATAGCAGCTGAAAAAGCTGCTTCCAGACCAGCAGATCAATCTGAGCACATTGTGAAATGTGGTCCTTCTCACAACCCAATGTGTAGGCCTAAAGATCTTTTATCCACCTCATTTGGCCATGTAAAGAAGCCCTCACAATTGTACGGGCAAACCAATGAGCAGGATATGAGAAACACTTCGAGCAACAAAGCTTCCACAGATGGTAGCAAGTTGAAACCCAATGAGTGCCAGACTGTATCAGTCAAGACAGGAAGATTAGTTGATGGCAGCTTAACTATGCCAGATGCTCTGATGGACAAATCTTCAACTGTTCCAGAGTTGGATTTCATATGGCA AGGTGGTTTTGAGCTGTGGAGGACTGGAAGATCTCCTGAGCTATGTGATGGTTTTCAAGCTCACTTATCATGTTCTGCTTCACCAAAAGTGCTGGAAGTTGCAAAGAAATTCCCTTCAAAAGTCCAGCTGGAGGAACTTCCTCGTCAGAACTCATGGCCAACACAGTTTCAGGAAAATGGTCCTTCATACGAGAATATTGGTCTTTTCTTCTTTGCTAGAGATACTGATAG CTATGAAAATTATTACAGTAAATTAGTTGAAAATATGCTCAAGAATGACTTAGCTCTCAGAGGAAACATAGAAACAGCTGAGTTGCTCATATTCCCTTCCAATATCCTGTCAAAGAATTTCCAAA GATGGAACATGTTCTATTTTCTTTGGGGTGTATTCAGAGTTAGAAAAAAAGATCAAATGAACATTCCACCTGATGTACCATTTAGTACTTGTGAGCCCAATCTGAATACGGATCGGATGGACGTGGATGAAAGCATCTCTGTTTTGACATCTGGCCCTTCATTCTCCGAAGGCCAGAACAATGGTGCTAAATCAGACCACGATTTGGTGAAGTCAGTTTCTTGTGTGGACTACCAATGTCCCCAGAGTACAGAAACCAATTATCAAAGGTGTTCAAATGGAGAGACCGAATCAAATCAGCCTGTGAGTCAAAATGAATTAGAAGATCACCATCAGGTTCCAATTACAGCCAGCAGTTCAACAAATAACAGTACTGATCTGGCAACAGAACAACAG AAATTGTCTTGCTCAGGAGATGAAGATACAAAGGATTCTTCCAATAGTATTGCTTGTGAAGCAATTATTGATGTTAATACAGTGCCAGTTACTTGCTCTGTTTCCTCAGTATATGAGATAG GAAAGGGCATCAGAGTAATCAACCTCAATGAAGCTGACAACCTTGTGGATGTAGATATAAATAGTAGTGAGGTGAACTCTGGTACAGTAGATCTTATCTCGCACACCACAGCTACTCTACACAAAAGAAATGTTGAGGTAGCAAACTGGGCTGATGAAGTCAATGGAAAACTAGAGCAGAAAAAGATTAAATTGGATAATGTTGGGTCTGCAAATTCTAGTTTAAGTGAGAATACAAGTGATGGAAGGCTATCATCCAAGGTGCATCCCCTCGTATCTTCCTCCTTCGATGATTCAGTTGACCAGTCATTGGCAGGAAGCTCAAAGTGTAATGGAAAGCGCATATTTCCGCTTGATCTAAATACAGTGGATGCAGGAAACGTTGTAAATATATCGGATGACGAGGAGATGCCTGAGCGTGATGCGCCAGATTTTGAGCTAGAACTTACGGACAACAATTCTCCCAGAAAGACCATGTTTTCATTTCTTTCCCCTAAGGTTGAAGAAAATCGGAGTAAGGAACATTCATTGCCTACCGATTCACCaggttccctctccctctctcttgccTTTCCGGCATCTAGGGAACATGCTGGTAAGTTGCAATCAGAGATACCGAAGCAGTTGCCTGAGATGAGCAGCCAGAATAAGATATCTTCGATTTGGGACCGACAATGA